Part of the Paenibacillus aurantius genome, GTGTGCAGAATATGGAACGATATGGGGATAATTATCTATTCCTCTGTTTCCGTATACCCTCATATTTCTGGGGGACTCCCACCACTAACTGATTCTATCGTTCACCTCTTAATGGGGATGCGAAATCCTGCGAACAAGCGAGCATACGTAAGAAAAACACATGATCCTGAGGGAGGAATGAAAGGGCATGGACCCGTCGAGAAATGGGAGTGAAAGCCTCCGGAGGTACGTGGAGCAGTGTGCAGCAGACCAACAAAAAAGGAGCGAAACCTCGCCCCTTCTGTTCCCGCATGCCTTTTGGTTGCCCATTTTGACGGTACAAAGCCTTCTCTGTCCAGAAAACGAATTTCCATTGGTGAGATCCTGCGAATAAGCGAGCATTCGTGAGAAAACTACATTGTACCGAGGGAGCGTAACAAGCGGCCCATGATGTAGGCCGCTTGTTGTCGTTGCATTGCCTTCCTCGTTAGTGAAACGGTTTTATTGTGAATTTTGTCTAGTGGTTTCTCTTTTTCTTTTTCCGAATAGCGATCGCCGCAATAATACAACAGAATGCCCCCGAAAAGCTTGCAATTATCGGTATTACATTGTTCATTCTAGCCACCTCCATGGTTTATTAAGAAATTCTGTAATACTAATCCATAATCCTGCCAGTTACCCGAGTTGCCGCGCGGAACGCAGTAAAGGCGATGGACCGGAATCCATCGCTGTGCTCTCGTGCCCGTTAACTCAAAAGAATCGCAATAATCCAGTAATCTGCTTCTACATAAACCATTAAATTTAAAAAGATGCAGTTATAGGGAAGCTACAAAGAAAGTTTCCTTCACTTCGCGGAAACCAAAAGGTCTGTATAACTCAGGTATACTAGTAAATAAAAAACTTGAATCGAACCTACTATCTATTTCAAATAACATCAATTCAAACAATTTCTTAAATAACCCTTTCCCCCTATATTGTGGTTCAGTCATAACGGATTGTATACCAGCTATAATTACTTTTTGATGATTTATTAGCAAAGGCATATCGAACATTGAAACATTAGCTATCGGAACTTCATCATTAAAAAGGGTAAATGGTGTATATGTTGAATTATGAAATCCACTCACAAAAAATTCTTTTAAAAGCGACTCTTCAAAACCGAACACTTTCTTAAATAATGGTAATAACTTATTTAGTTTTTCAACGTTTGAATTATAGTTCCAATCGAAAGCATAAGAATTATTCTTGTTCATCTTTTTACCACCTTCCCCTCTAATTTATACGCTGAATTGTAGCACACACCTTTTTTTTGAATGTGAGGGAGAGTTCTTATAAAAGTATCCTGCCCGTTAGTGGAGCAGCCACTATTGCAATGAAAGCTCGGCGATGGGTCGGTTCCATCGCCGAGCTTTCATTACCCGTTAGGGAGCTTAGCTCTAAAAACTAGTTTAGCTGCCGGTGTAATATATCGAGCAGTATGCGCTGCTCTTCCTCTGGAATGCTCTCAGTTAGGCGCGCCGCCATCAACGGAAGCTCCCATTTAGCAAGTTCCTGCCGGTTGCAGCCGGTCAGTTCAAGATATGTGGCCTCGTATGTTTGCAATAATACGGTTCGAAGCTGATCAAATGATTGGATAACAACCTCTGAAAAATCTGACGGCAAGACGGCGTGACGAAGTATCATTATCGTCCTAGCTACATCGGCTTGTGCCGGACCACATACTGCGGTCATCCAGTCGATGACGACAGGACCCCGCTGACTTAACAGCACATTGCCAGGATGGAAGTCACCATGGCAAAGATGATCACCCTCTGGAAGCTCAGACAGACGGTTTAAGATCGCCTCTCGTAACGGCTCGAATTCGGCGTGATGAATGCCGCTGATTGTATAAGCCAGTCGAGTTTTTAAGGATTGCAGACGACCGGTTGCCTTAATGCTGTGCAATCTGGCGTGAAGCT contains:
- a CDS encoding aminoglycoside phosphotransferase family protein is translated as MGLGVRIGRGNTADIYVLGSEQILKVFRNPKLLDLERGISTIIEELVACAPKFYGIVETDGLTGLAYERILGTSMLEILIGNPDIAAEYGRQLAQLHARLHSIKATGRLQSLKTRLAYTISGIHHAEFEPLREAILNRLSELPEGDHLCHGDFHPGNVLLSQRGPVVIDWMTAVCGPAQADVARTIMILRHAVLPSDFSEVVIQSFDQLRTVLLQTYEATYLELTGCNRQELAKWELPLMAARLTESIPEEEQRILLDILHRQLN
- a CDS encoding GNAT family N-acetyltransferase, encoding MNKNNSYAFDWNYNSNVEKLNKLLPLFKKVFGFEESLLKEFFVSGFHNSTYTPFTLFNDEVPIANVSMFDMPLLINHQKVIIAGIQSVMTEPQYRGKGLFKKLFELMLFEIDSRFDSSFLFTSIPELYRPFGFREVKETFFVASL